The proteins below come from a single Corynebacterium cystitidis genomic window:
- a CDS encoding MBL fold metallo-hydrolase, which yields MKLTLLGHSTVALEVPEGRIVIDPGNLTDNPRLDEAQAILITHLHPDHCDVDQIKNSGLPVWGPQAVIDELGTGTIVQSGDTINVLGQEIRCVGKIHEVIHPDLPRPENIGYFVDGILHPGDEFIHIDGVETLLMPIACPWVKAEYAAEWAKHIGAHTTYPIHDEVLSHKGRNLYDNVYKNLQVPGYQRLAHGVTVEA from the coding sequence ATGAAATTGACTCTTCTTGGACATTCCACCGTTGCTCTTGAGGTGCCGGAGGGTCGCATTGTGATCGACCCCGGCAACCTTACGGACAATCCGCGTCTCGACGAGGCACAGGCCATCCTGATCACCCACCTTCACCCTGACCACTGCGATGTTGACCAGATCAAGAATTCTGGCCTGCCGGTGTGGGGACCTCAAGCCGTCATTGATGAACTGGGCACGGGCACCATTGTTCAGTCTGGCGATACCATTAACGTCTTAGGCCAGGAGATTCGGTGCGTGGGTAAGATCCACGAGGTGATCCACCCGGATCTGCCCCGCCCGGAAAATATTGGCTACTTCGTTGACGGGATCCTGCACCCAGGAGACGAGTTCATCCATATCGACGGTGTAGAAACCTTGCTTATGCCCATCGCCTGCCCGTGGGTGAAAGCCGAGTACGCCGCCGAGTGGGCTAAGCACATTGGCGCGCACACCACCTATCCGATCCACGACGAAGTACTTTCTCACAAAGGCCGCAACCTCTATGACAACGTGTACAAGAACTTGCAGGTGCCTGGCTACCAGCGCCTAGCTCACGGTGTCACTGTCGAAGCCTAA